AGCGTACCGTTTCATTCATGATTGATTCGGTACACCGTACGAGAAGTGCCGTCCGGGCGCGGGGACTCACGAAGACGTTCACCAGGAAGAAGGAAACGGTCGAAGCGGTGAAGGGCATCGACCTCGACGTCGCCGAAGGGGAACTGGTCGCGTTCCTCGGCCCGAACGGCGCGGGCAAATCCACCACTCTGCGCATGCTCACCTCTCTGCTCGCGCCCACCGCGGGCACGGCCGAGGTCGCGGGGTTCGACGTGGTCCGGCATCCTGCCGACGTCCGGGCCCGCATCGGGTACATCGGGCAGGGCAACGCGGGCGGGTACTCGTACCGGGTGGGTGACGAGCTGCTCAACCAGGGCCGCTTCTACTCGGTGCCCACCACCGTCGCCCGGCGGCGTGCGGGAGAACTGCTGGACGCCCTCGAGCTCTCCGGGCTCGAGAAACGCACCGTCCAGTCCCTGTCCGGCGGGCAACGGAGACGACTCGACGTGGCGATGGGGCTGATGAACCATCCCCGTCTGCTCTTCCTCGACGAGCCCACCACCGGCCTCGACCCGCACGCCCGCGCGAACCTGTGGGAGCACGTGATGCGGCTGCGCCGGGAGAACGACATGACGATGCTGCTCACCACCCACTATCTCGACGAGGCCGATTCCATGGCAGAACGCATCGTCCTCATCGACCACGGCTCGGTGATCGCCGATGCCACCCCGGAGGCACTCAAACGCGAGTACGCCGACGACGTCGTCACCCTCGCTCTCGAACCGGCGTCCGAGGGGACCGGAGAGCTCCTGTCCCGAGCCCGGTCGGTACTTCCCGGCCACATCAGCAGAGTGGACGAACTCGTCGAACCCGACGGCTCCGCGCGGCTCGTCCTGGCCACCACGCACGGCCCCGAACTCGTTCCCCCCGGTACTGCGCTCGCTCGGCGACGCGGGTGTGGGCGTGCGCTCCGCCGACGTCCGAGCGGCGTCCCTCGACGACGTGTTCCTCAATCTCACCGGCCGGAGCCTGCGCGAGGAGGCAGCATGACCACCACCACCGAAACCCCCACCGCGGCCCCGGCCGTCGACGAACGCTCACCCCTGGCCAAGTGGACCCACGACACGGGCGCGGTGTTCACCCGCGAGATCCTCGTGGTGCTGCGGGACCCGTTCACGCTCATCTTCTCGCTGCTGCAACCGCTCGTGTTCCTCGGGCTGTTCGGACCACTGCTCGACGGCATGCTCGGGGACTCGACCATCGAGGGCGAATCGGCGCTGCAGTGGTTCCTGCCCGGCGTGCTCGTGATGATCGCGATCTTCGGCACCGGCATGGTCGGCGGAAACCTGTTGTACGAACTGATGACCGGCGCGTACGAGCGGATTCTCGCGACTCCGCTGTACCGCTCGTCGATCCTCGTCGGGCGGGCGCTGAAGGAGTTCGCTCCGCTCGTGGCCCAGGCACTGCTCATCACCCTCGTCGCGATTCCCTTCGGCCTCGCTTTCTACCCCGCGCACGTCCTGTTCGGGCTGCTGATCCTCGGCATCTTCGGCATCGGCCTCGGTTCGCTGTCCTACGCGCTCGGACTTGCGGCGAAGAACCGGGAGTGGGTGTTCTGGGGCGTGCAGCAATCGGTCATCTTCCCGTTGCTGCTGCTCGGCGGAATGATGCTGCCGCTCGAGGCCGGCCCCGAGTGGATGCGGGTGCTGTCCAAGGTCAACCCCCTCACCTACATCGTGAACGCCGAACGCACGCTGTTCGCGGGGACGATGTGGGACTCGACGGTCGCCTGGGGCGTCGTCGCCGCACTCGTGACCTGCGCCGTGGGCCTGTGGGTGGGCATCCGTACCGTCAAGCGCACGATTTGACGCACCGCGTCGGGCGCACGATTTGACGCACCGCGTCGGGCGCACGATTTGACGCACCGCACAGGCCGAGGGCCCCGCTTCCAGCTGGAAGCGGGGCCCTCGGCTGTCGTGCGGCGGGAAAACGCGTGGTCAGGAAATCTGCGCCTGCCACATCCAGTGCAGCTGCTCGAGCCGCGCGGTGATCGCGATGAGCAGATCCTGGGTGACCGGATCGGCGTCCTCGGTGGTACCGATCCGCTCGCGCAGACGCTCGATGACGGCGGCGAGGTTACCGACGATGGAGGCGATGACCTCGGAATCCTTGGTCCACCCCTCACCGAAGCCCTTGGTGCCGGAGTCCTTCGCGACGGTCGAGGCACGCCCGTCCGGGCTGACGCCGATGGCGGTCGCGCGCTCCGCCGCGGAATCGGTGAATTCGCGTGCCGCGGTGACGAGTTCGTCGAGCGCGAGGTGAACGGACCGGAAGTTGCGGCCGAGCACGTTCCAGTGCGCCTGCTTGGCGATCAGGCTCAGGTCGATGAGATCGACGACGGTCCCCTGCAGCGCGTCGCCTGCGATCTTCTGCTGGCCGGCGTCGAGCGTGCTGGTGATCGGGTTGGTCATGTCTGTTTCCTCTTTCCTCTTGCGGAGGGGTCGATCACTTCCGAGCTTATGCGCCCACGTGCCGTCTCCGGGTGGATACGAACGTGGCGTTCGTCATCGCGCCGGGAGGCCGGGCGCCCGGCGAACCGGGTTCGGAGAATCAGCCCTGAGCTGTGCGGACGCCGTCCTCGATCTTCTTGCCCAGATCGGCGTCGACGTTCTTCCAGTAGTCGAAGGCGCGGAGCAGGATCGGCTCGCTGACCCCGCCGAGCAGATGACCGACGACGTTGTTCACCAGCCGCTCGCGGGCGGCGTCGTCGAGAACCTCGCGCACGAGGGTCCCGGCCTGGGTGAAGTCACCGTCCTCGGCATGCTCGATGTACCCGGCGCGAACCGCCTCACCGTCGAAGTTCCACAGGCCCTCGTCACCGGCCACCGCCGGGTCGGCGTGCGCCCCGCCGAAGGAGTTCGGCGCGTAGACCGGAGTGTCGGGCGAGTTGAAGCTGTAGCGCATCGCGCCCTCCTTGGAATAGGAGTTCACGATGTTCTTCGGCGCGTTGACGGGCAGATCGGCGTAGTTGGTGCCGATCCGGTACCGGTGCGCGTCCGCGTAGGAGAACACGCGGCCGAGCAGCATCTTGTCCGGAGAGAAACCGATGCCGGGCACGACGTTGGACGGCTCGAACGAGGCCTGCTCGATCTGCGCGAAGAAGTTGTCCGGGTTGCGATTCAGCGTCCAGGTGCCGACCTCGATCAGCGGGTAGTCCTTCTGCGACCAGACCTTGGTGAGGTCGAACGGGTTGAACCGGTATCCCTCCGCCTCGGCGACGGGCATGACCTGGACCTTCAGCGTCCAGCTCGGGAACTCGCCCTGCTCGATGGCCCCGTAGAGATCTGCCCGGTGGTAGTCCGGGTCGCTTCCGGCCAGGCGATCGGCCTCGTCCTGGGTGAGGAACTCGATGCCCTGGTTCGTCTTGAAGTGGTACTTGACCCAGAACCGCTCGCCCGCGGCGTTCACCCACTGGTAGGTGTGCGAACCGAAACCGTCCATGTGCCGCCAGGACTTCGGGATGCCGCGATCACCCATCAGCCATGTCACCTGATGCGCGGACTCCGGACGGAGTGTCCAGAAATCCCACTGCATGTCGTGATCCCGCAGGCCCGACCCGGGCAGCCGCTTCTGCGAACGGATGAAGTCCGGGAACTTGATCGGGTCCTTGATGAAGAACACCGGGGTGTTGTTGCCGACGAGGTCGTAGTTGCCGTCCTCGGTGTAGAACTTCACCGCGAATCCCCGTGGGTCACGCCAGGTGTCGGGGCTGCCCTGCTCACCGGCCACGGTGGAGAAGCGCACCAGCGACTCGGTACGCGCACCGGGCTGGAACAGCTTGGCCGTGGTGTACGCGCTGACGTCACCGGTGACGACGAGCTCACCGAACGCACCGCCGCCCTTCGCGTGGACGACGCGCTCGGGTACCCGTTCGCGGTTGAACTGCGCCAGCTTCTCGATCAGATAGTGATCGTGCAGGAGAATGGGTCCCTGCGTTCCCGCCGTGAGCGATTCGTCGTCGCTCGCGACCGGGATCCCGAAGTTGTTGGTGGTGAAAGGACGTGTTTCGGACATCTGTCAGCCTCCTCGGCCCTGATGCTTCCGGTGGTCTGTGGTTCCGGTGTGCGCGGTGTGCGCGTCAGCCCGGGGTGTTGTCCCGACATTGCGCGCAGAGTCCCCAGAACACGACTTCGGCCTCGTCGACGGTGAACCCGTGGGAGTCGGACGGCGCCAGGCACGGCGCCTCCCCCACGGTGCAGTCGACGTCCACGACGAGCCCGCACGTACGACACACCAGGTGATGGTGATTGTCGCCGGTACGGGTCTCGAAACGCGCCGGTGAACCCGCGGGTTCGATCCGCCGGAGCAGTCCTGCGCCGGTGCACGCCTCGAGCACGTCGTAGACCGCCTGGGTGGACACCGATCCGATCCGGTCACGTACTCGCGACGCGACCTGATGGGCATCCGAATGGGGATGGTCTGCAACAGTTTCCAATACAGCGATACGAGGGGCTGTGACACGCAGGCCCGCAGCACGCAGTTGCGCCCTGGGGTCGGTGTCCTCGTATCGCATGACCATCAGTATGCCAGTTATTTGGATCCAGTCAAGAAAACGAAGAAATCGATTGTTCGAATCGAGGGAAGCACCTGGTCAGCGGGACGAGACGGTGTAGTTCTCGGAATCGAACCTGCGCAGTCGGCGACGGAACTCGAACGTGAACGTCGGCCACTGGACGGAATTGCGCCCGCGGGCATCGAGATACCAGCTACGGCAGCCACCCGCATTCCACACGGTGGAGCGGAGGTCGTCCTGCACTGCCGCGTTGTACGTCTGCTGCACGTCCGCATCGACCTCGAACGCCGTCCACCCTTCCCGTCGCATCCCGTGCAGCGCGTCGAGCACGTAGGCGATCTGCGATTCGAGCATGTAGACGATCGAACTGTGGCCGAGGTTCGTGTTCGGTCCGTACAGGAGAAAGAGATTCGGAAACCCCGACACCGTCGTACCCTTGTACGCGGTGGGGCTCCCGGCCCACGAGCGAGCCAGCGACGTTCCGTCCGCCGCACGGAGAAGATGCGCCACCGGCGGCTCGGTCGGGGTGAAGCCCGTGGCGAACACGATCGTGTCGACCGGGTGCTCGATGCCCTCGCCGTCGACGATTCCGTCCGGCGTCACCGCGGCGGCCCGGGAGGCCACCACCTCGACGTCCCCACGATCGAGCGTGCGCAACCAGTCGTTGGACAGCAGGATCCGCTTGCACCCGATCGTGTAGTCGGGCGTGAGCCGGCGCCGCAGCCCACGGTCCCGCACCTGCCGGCGCAGATGAAGTTTCGCAATCGCCGTGAAGACCGGCAGCAACCACGTCGCGTGCGCGAGTACGCCACCGAGCAGCTCCCGGAAGCCGTACACCGAGCCGCGAAACGCCTTTTGCACGAAGGGGAACCGCCGGTACAGCCGCTTCTCCGCGGAAGAGAACTCGCGATCGAGACGCGGGATCACCCAAGCCGGGGTCCGCTGGAACACCGTCAGATATGCGGCACGGTCGGCGATCTCCGGAACGAACTGCACGGCCGAGGCACCGGTGCCCACGACGGCCACCCGCTCACCGGTCAGGTCGTGCCCGTGGTTCCAGGACGCGGAATGGAAGGTGGTCCCGGAGAAGGACTCCAGTCCCGGGAGGTCGGGAACGCTGGGCGCGGACAGTGCGCCCGTCGCCGCCACGACGACGTCGGCGGTCAGTGCGCCGCGACCGGTCCGCACCTGCCACACACGACCGTCCCACTGCGCGTCCTCGAGTGCGCAGTCGACGATCACCCGCTCGAGCACCCCGGTGTCGGCGGCGACGCCCTCCAGGTACGCGAGGATCTCGGGCTGACGGGCAAAGGT
This genomic interval from Rhodococcus triatomae contains the following:
- a CDS encoding ABC transporter permease; this encodes MTTTTETPTAAPAVDERSPLAKWTHDTGAVFTREILVVLRDPFTLIFSLLQPLVFLGLFGPLLDGMLGDSTIEGESALQWFLPGVLVMIAIFGTGMVGGNLLYELMTGAYERILATPLYRSSILVGRALKEFAPLVAQALLITLVAIPFGLAFYPAHVLFGLLILGIFGIGLGSLSYALGLAAKNREWVFWGVQQSVIFPLLLLGGMMLPLEAGPEWMRVLSKVNPLTYIVNAERTLFAGTMWDSTVAWGVVAALVTCAVGLWVGIRTVKRTI
- a CDS encoding Dps family protein, producing MTNPITSTLDAGQQKIAGDALQGTVVDLIDLSLIAKQAHWNVLGRNFRSVHLALDELVTAAREFTDSAAERATAIGVSPDGRASTVAKDSGTKGFGEGWTKDSEVIASIVGNLAAVIERLRERIGTTEDADPVTQDLLIAITARLEQLHWMWQAQIS
- a CDS encoding catalase, translating into MSETRPFTTNNFGIPVASDDESLTAGTQGPILLHDHYLIEKLAQFNRERVPERVVHAKGGGAFGELVVTGDVSAYTTAKLFQPGARTESLVRFSTVAGEQGSPDTWRDPRGFAVKFYTEDGNYDLVGNNTPVFFIKDPIKFPDFIRSQKRLPGSGLRDHDMQWDFWTLRPESAHQVTWLMGDRGIPKSWRHMDGFGSHTYQWVNAAGERFWVKYHFKTNQGIEFLTQDEADRLAGSDPDYHRADLYGAIEQGEFPSWTLKVQVMPVAEAEGYRFNPFDLTKVWSQKDYPLIEVGTWTLNRNPDNFFAQIEQASFEPSNVVPGIGFSPDKMLLGRVFSYADAHRYRIGTNYADLPVNAPKNIVNSYSKEGAMRYSFNSPDTPVYAPNSFGGAHADPAVAGDEGLWNFDGEAVRAGYIEHAEDGDFTQAGTLVREVLDDAARERLVNNVVGHLLGGVSEPILLRAFDYWKNVDADLGKKIEDGVRTAQG
- a CDS encoding Fur family transcriptional regulator, which encodes MRYEDTDPRAQLRAAGLRVTAPRIAVLETVADHPHSDAHQVASRVRDRIGSVSTQAVYDVLEACTGAGLLRRIEPAGSPARFETRTGDNHHHLVCRTCGLVVDVDCTVGEAPCLAPSDSHGFTVDEAEVVFWGLCAQCRDNTPG
- a CDS encoding flavin-containing monooxygenase, with product MELPGHVHTLVVGAGFAGIGLAARMLHTWPDADVLVIERAPSVGGTWRDNTYPGCACDVPTSLYSFSFAPGAGWSHTFARQPEILAYLEGVAADTGVLERVIVDCALEDAQWDGRVWQVRTGRGALTADVVVAATGALSAPSVPDLPGLESFSGTTFHSASWNHGHDLTGERVAVVGTGASAVQFVPEIADRAAYLTVFQRTPAWVIPRLDREFSSAEKRLYRRFPFVQKAFRGSVYGFRELLGGVLAHATWLLPVFTAIAKLHLRRQVRDRGLRRRLTPDYTIGCKRILLSNDWLRTLDRGDVEVVASRAAAVTPDGIVDGEGIEHPVDTIVFATGFTPTEPPVAHLLRAADGTSLARSWAGSPTAYKGTTVSGFPNLFLLYGPNTNLGHSSIVYMLESQIAYVLDALHGMRREGWTAFEVDADVQQTYNAAVQDDLRSTVWNAGGCRSWYLDARGRNSVQWPTFTFEFRRRLRRFDSENYTVSSR